One Brassica napus cultivar Da-Ae chromosome A1, Da-Ae, whole genome shotgun sequence genomic region harbors:
- the LOC106349660 gene encoding UDP-rhamnose/UDP-galactose transporter 4, with protein MGGTSKTDQKAALDIASWLFNVVTSVGIILVNKALMATYGFSFATTLTGLHFGTTTLLTTFLTWLGYIQPSQLPWPDLLKFVLFANFSIVGMNVSLMWNSVGFYQIAKLSMIPVSCLLEVVLDKVRYSRDTKLSILLVLAGVAVCTVTDVSVNLNGFLAAAIAVWSTALQQYYVHHLQRKYSLGSFNLLAHTAPVQAASLLLVGPFLDYWLTNQRVDAFNFSFVSLFFLILSCSIAVGTNLSQFICIGRFTAVSFQVLGHMKTILVLVLGFTFFGKEGLNMQVVLGMLIAILGMIWYGNASSKPGGKERRSLSIPITKAHKLSSLSETAESDEKV; from the exons atgGGTGGAACAAGCAAGACGGATCAAAAAGCAGCTTTGGACATTGCATCATGGCTCTTCAATGTCGTTACTTCCGTTGGGATCATCCTCGTTAACAAAGCCTTGATGGCCACTTACGGCTTTAGTTTCG CTACGACGTTAACCGGTTTGCACTTCGGAACAACCACACTGCTGACTACTTTCTTGACGTGGCTCGGTTACATCCAACCTTCTCAGCTTCCCTGGCCCGATCTTCTCAAGTTCGTTCTGTTCGCTAACTTCTCTATCGTTGGCATGAACGTCAGCCTCATGTGGAACTCTGTTGGCTTCTACCAGATCGCCAAGCTGAGTATGATCCCTGTCTCTTGTCTTCTAGAAGTTGTTCTTGACAAGGTCAGGTACTCGAGAGATACGAAGCTCAGCATTTTGTTAGTTCTTGCTGGTGTTGCCGTCTGTACTGTTACCGATGTTAGTGTCAACCTCAACGGGTTCCTCGCTGCAGCCATTGCTGTCTGGAGCACCGCCCTTCAGCAATAC TATGTACATCATCTACAGCGGAAATATTCGCTTGGCTCTTTCAATCTGCTGGCTCATACGGCTCCAGTGCAAGCTGCATCCTTGTTGTTGGTTGGACCATTTCTAGACTACTGGTTGACTAACCAAAGAGTTGATGCTTTCAACTTTTCATTTGTTTCTCTG TTCTTCCTAATACTCTCGTGCAGTATCGCGGTCGGGACGAATCTCAGCCAATTCATTTGTATCGGAAGATTCACGGCGGTGTCTTTCCAAGTACTTGGTCACATGAAGACGATcctggttttggttttgggatTCACTTTCTTCGGTAAAGAAGGCTTAAACATGCAAGTGGTACTTGGAATGCTCATTGCCATCCTCGGTATGATATGGTACGGTAATGCATCTTCTAAACCTGGCGGTAAAGAGCGTCGTAGCCTCTCTATTCCCATTACCAAGGCACATAAACTCAGTAGTTTATCTGAAACTGCCGAGTCTGATGAAAAGGTCTAA
- the LOC106351012 gene encoding protein BRASSINOSTEROID INSENSITIVE 1-like, translating into MKTFLSVFLSVTTLISLFSLSLQASSASQSLYREIHQLISFKNVLPDKNLLPDWSPNKNPCTYDGVTCRDDKVTSIDLSSKPLNVGFSAVASSLLSLTGLESLSLSDSHINGSITTFKCSPSLTTLDLSQNSISGPVTTLSSLGSCTGLKYLNVSSNTLDFPAKISGGMKLSSLEVLDLSANSLSGDNVVGWALSDGCEALKHFAISGNKISGDVDVSRCVNLEFLDVSSNNFSTGIPSLGDCSALRHLDISGNKLSGDFSRAISSCTDLRSLNVSGNLFAGTIPSLPLKSLRYLSLAANKFTGEIPVILSGACGTLTGLDLSGNDFYGTVPPSFGSCSLLESLVLSSNNFSGELPMDTLLKMSALKVLDLSFNEFSGELPESLTNLSASLLTLDLSSNKFTGTILPNLCRSTKNTLQELYLQNNGFTGKIPPTLSNCSELVSLHLSFNYLSGAIPSSLGSLSKLRDLKLWMNMLEGEIPQELMYVNSLETLILDFNDLTGEIPSGLSNCTNLNWISLSNNRLTGQIPRWIGRLENLAILKLSNNSFQGNIPAELGDCRSLIWLDLNTNKLNGTIPAEMFKQSGKIAANFIAGKRYAYIKNDGMNKECHGAGNLLEFQGIRPEQLNRVSTRNPCNFTRVYNGHTSPTFHNNGSMMFLDMSYNMLSGYIPKEIGSMLYLFILNLGHNFISGSIPDEVGDLRGLNILDLSSNKLDGRIPTALSELSMLSEIDLSNNLLSGPIPETGQFETFPPAKFLNNSGLCGYPLPKCGPANGDGGAHHSRSHGRKLPSLAGSVAMGLLFSFVCIFGLILLGREMRKRRREREAALEMYAEGNGNSGDRTAYNTDWKMTGVKEALSINLAAFEKPLRKLTFADLLQATNGFHNDSMIGSGGFGDVYKAVLKDGSAVAIKKLIQISGQGDREFMAEMETIGKIKHRNLVPLLGYCKVGEERLLVYEFMKYGSLEDVLHDPKKAGVKLNWSMRRKIAIGSARGLAFLHHNCIPHIIHRDMKSSNVLLDENLEARVSDFGMARLMSAMDTHLSVSTLAGTPGYVPPEYYQSFRCSTKGDVYSYGVVLLELLTGKRPTDSPDFGDNNLVGWVKQHAKLRVSDVFDQEIIKEDPTLENELIQHLKVAMACLDDRAWKRPTMIQVMAKFKEIQAESGIDSQSTIGSIEDGGFSTIEMTDMSIKEVPEGKF; encoded by the coding sequence ATGAAGACTTTTCTAAGCGTCTTTCTTTCTGTAACCACTCTCATCTCCTTATTTTCTCTTTCCCTTCAAGCTTCTTCAGCTTCTCAGTCCTTGTACAGAGAAATTCACCAGCTTATCAGCTTCAAAAACGTTCTTCCCGACAAGAACCTGCTCCCAGATTGGTCTCCCAACAAGAACCCGTGTACATACGACGGCGTGACTTGCAGAGACGACAAGGTTACTTCGATTGATCTCAGCTCCAAGCCTCTCAACGTCGGATTCAGCGCCGTGGCTTCGTCTCTCTTGTCCCTCACCGGATTAGAGTCTCTGTCTCTCTCAGACTCCCACATCAACGGCTCCATCACTACCTTCAAGTGCTCTCCTTCTCTCACCACCTTGGATCTATCTCAGAACTCTATCTCCGGTCCTGTGACTACTTTGTCAAGCCTCGGTTCATGCACCGGTCTGAAATATCTCAACGTCTCCTCCAACACCCTCGATTTTCCCGCGAAAATCTCAGGTGGGATGAAGCTCAGCAGCTTAGAAGTTCTTGATCTCTCCGCGAACTCGCTCTCAGGTGATAACGTCGTCGGTTGGGCTCTCTCCGACGGCTGTGAAGCGTTGAAGCACTTTGCGATCAGCGGAAACAAAATCAGCGGAGACGTTGATGTCTCACGCTGCGTGAATCtcgagtttctcgatgtttccTCGAACAATTTCTCCACCGGGATTCCATCTCTCGGAGACTGCTCGGCTCTGCGTCATCTCGACATCTCCGGGAACAAATTATCCGGCGATTTCTCCCGTGCCATCTCCTCCTGCACAGACCTCAGGTCGTTGAACGTCTCCGGCAATCTCTTCGCCGGAACCATCCCTTCACTGCCGCTCAAAAGCCTCCGGTATCTCTCCCTAGCAGCGAACAAATTCACCGGCGAGATTCCGGTGATTCTCTCCGGCGCGTGTGGTACACTCACCGGACTCGATCTCTCCGGAAACGACTTCTACGGTACGGTTCCTCCTTCCTTCGGCTCTTGCTCCCTCCTGGAGTCACTCGTGCTGTCGAGTAACAACTTCTCCGGCGAGTTACCGATGGATACGCTACTGAAGATGAGTGCTCTCAAGGTGCTCGATCTCTCTTTCAACGAGTTTTCCGGCGAGTTACCGGAATCTCTGACGAACCTTTCCGCTTCGCTGCTAACGCTAGATCTCAGCTCCAACAAATTCACCGGTACGATTCTTCCGAATCTCTGCCGGAGCACTAAGAACACGCTCCAGGAGCTTTACCTTCAGAACAACGGCTTCACCGGGAAGATTCCGCCGACGTTAAGCAACTGTTCGGAGCTCGTATCGCTACACCTGAGCTTCAATTACCTCTCCGGGGCGATCCCGTCGAGCCTAGGCTCTCTGTCTAAGCTCCGAGATCTGAAGCTATGGATGAATATGCTTGAAGGTGAGATCCCTCAAGAGCTAATGTACGTCAACTCCTTGGAGACTCTCATTCTCGACTTCAACGACTTAACCGGCGAAATCCCTTCCGGTTTAAGCAACTGCACCAACCTGAATTGGATATCACTCTCGAATAACCGGTTAACCGGTCAGATTCCTCGCTGGATCGGGCGGTTAGAGAATCTCGCCATCCTCAAGCTGAGCAACAACTCGTTCCAAGGAAACATTCCGGCTGAGCTCGGCGACTGCCGGAGCCTAATCTGGCTCGATCTCAACACCAATAAACTCAACGGGACGATTCCGGCGGAAATGTTCAAACAATCGGGGAAAATCGCTGCGAATTTCATAGCGGGGAAGAGGTACGCTTACATCAAAAACGATGGGATGAATAAAGAGTGTCACGGAGCTGGTAACTTGCTTGAGTTTCAAGGAATCAGACCGGAGCAGCTTAACCGGGTTTCCACGAGGAACCCGTGTAATTTCACTAGAGTCTATAACGGTCACACTTCGCCTACGTTTCATAACAACGGCTCTATGATGTTCCTCGACATGTCTTATAACATGTTGTCTGGATACATACCGAAAGAGATTGGTTCCATGCTCTATCTGTTTATTCTCAACTTGGGTCATAACTTTATCTCTGGTTCGATCCCTGACGAGGTTGGTGATCTTAGAGGGTTGAACATTCTTGATCTTTCGAGCAATAAGCTCGACGGGAGGATCCCTACGGCTTTGTCAGAACTCTCTATGCTTTCTGAGATTGATTTGTCCAACAATTTGTTATCCGGACCGATTCCTGAGACGGGTCAGTTCGAGACGTTTCCACCGGCCAAGTTCTTGAACAACTCTGGTCTCTGCGGTTATCCGCTTCCAAAGTGTGGTCCTGCAAATGGAGACGGGGGTGCTCACCATTCAAGATCTCACGGCAGGAAACTGCCATCTCTTGCGGGTAGCGTGGCCATGGGGCTGTTGTTCTCGTTTGTATGTATATTTGGGCTCATCCTTCTTGGTAGAGAGATGAGGAAGAGACggagggagagagaggcggcGTTGGAGATGTATGCGGAAGGGAATGGGAACTCCGGCGATAGAACCGCTTACAACACGGACTGGAAGATGACTGGTGTAAAAGAAGCATTGAGTATCAACCTTGCAGCTTTCGAGAAGCCGTTGCGGAAACTCACCTTTGCGGATCTTCTCCAGGCCACGAATGGATTCCACAACGATAGTATGATTGGTTCAGGCGGGTTCGGAGATGTTTACAAGGCGGTTTTGAAAGATGGAAGCGCAGTGGCTATCAAGAAACTGATCCAGATTAGTGGCCAAGGCGATAGAGAGTTCATGGCGGAGATGGAGACGATAGGGAAGATCAAACACAGGAACCTTGTTCCCCTTCTCGGTTACTGCAAAGTCGGAGAAGAGCGGCTTCTCGTGTACGAGTTCATGAAGTATGGGAGCTTGGAAGATGTATTGCACGACCCAAAGAAAGCTGGCGTGAAACTTAACTGGTCCATGCGGCGAAAAATCGCCATTGGATCGGCTAGAGGACTCGCATTTCTTCACCACAACTGCATTCCTCATATCATCCACAGAGATATGAAATCCAGCAACGTTCTGCTAGACGAGAACTTGGAAGCGAGGGTTTCAGATTTCGGCATGGCGCGGCTGATGAGCGCGATGGACACGCATTTGAGTGTCAGTACATTAGCCGGAACACCAGGCTATGTTCCTCCTGAATATTACCAAAGCTTCAGGTGTTCAACAAAAGGAGACGTTTACAGTTACGGCGTGGTGTTGCTAGAGCTGCTTACGGGTAAACGACCAACCGATTCACCGGATTTTGGAGATAATAACCTTGTTGGATGGGTAAAACAGCATGCGAAACTGCGGGTTAGTGATGTGTTCGATCAAGAGATTATTAAGGAAGATCCAACACTAGAGAATGAACTTATACAGCACCTAAAAGTTGCAATGGCTTGTTTGGATGATCGGGCTTGGAAGCGACCGACCATGATACAAGTCATGGCGAAGTTTAAGGAGATACAAGCGGAGTCGGGGATAGATTCACAGTCGACGATTGGATCAATAGAGGATGGAGGGTTCAGTACAATAGAGATGACTGATATGAGTATTAAAGAAGTTCCCGAAGGAAAATTCTGA
- the LOC106369443 gene encoding probable WRKY transcription factor 13, with amino-acid sequence MGTINQGISLYDEPQNIINPNSNHLGFFLSFPNQTLSSSSSSSSSPSLASSFLVHHSLNSFLQNNPPSFLTHPQDPINSMANLPETLISIYSLSSSKQKDAHDGIVNLDHHRLTGGISSQRPSLNQWAGSCQAEYGYSKKNNHGSEIHVYDIDDDVGNGGRINDDEDHDQHSDTLRRHKRNAMPVGVGCTLKMKKLKTRRKVREPRFCFKTLSDVDVLDDGYRWRKYGQKVVKNTQHPRSYYRCTQDKCRVKKRVERLADDPRMVITTYEGRHLHPPNHLDDDSLSFSHHSPLSNFFW; translated from the exons ATGGGTACGATAAACCAAGGAATAAGCTTGTACGATGAACCACAAAACATCATAAACCCTAATAGTAACCATCTgggtttctttctctctttccctAATCAaacattatcttcttcttcttcttcatcatcatctccttcTCTTGCGTCTTCATTTCTGGTTCATCACTCCTTAAACTCCTTCCTTCAAAATAACCCTCCTTCATTTCTAACTCATCCTCAAGATCCCATCAATTCCATGGCCAATCTCCcagaaaccctaatctcgaTCTACTCATTATCCTCATCAAAGCAAAAGGATGCTCATGATGGTATTGTTAATCTTGATCATCATCGTCTCACCGGTGGTATATCATCCCAAAGGCCATCTTTAAATCAATG GGCAGGGAGTTGTCAAGCAGAATATGGTTACAGTAAGAAAAACAACCATGGAAGCGAGATTCATGTATATGATATTGATGACGATGTTGGTAATGGTGGTCGTATTAATGATGACGAGGATCATGATCAACATAGTGATACTCTTCGTCGTCATAAACGTAATGCGATGCCTGTAGGAGTAGGGTGTACTCtaaagatgaagaagcttaAGACAAGAAGAAAAGTAAGGGAGCCTCGGTTTTGCTTTAAGACGCTAAGTGATGTTGATGTATTAGATGATGGATATAGATGGAGAAAATATGGTCAGAAAGTTGTCAAAAACACTCAACATCCCAG GAGCTATTACAGATGCACACAAGACAAGTGTAGGGTGAAGAAGAGAGTGGAGAGATTAGCAGATGATCCAAGGATGGTAATCACAACTTACGAAGGAAGACATCTTCATCCTCCTAATCATCTCGACGAcgactctctctccttctctcacCACTCTCCTCTCTCCAACTTCTTCTGGTGA